The following proteins are encoded in a genomic region of Tissierellales bacterium:
- a CDS encoding ferredoxin — translation MKAEVNKDLCIGCELCPSICPEVFSMDDDGLAVAIDEELDDNVIDSAKEAEDSCPVDAITVE, via the coding sequence ATGAAAGCAGAAGTTAATAAAGATCTTTGTATAGGTTGTGAATTATGCCCAAGTATTTGTCCCGAAGTATTTAGTATGGACGATGATGGATTAGCAGTAGCTATAGATGAGGAGTTAGATGATAATGTTATAGATTCAGCAAAAGAAGCTGAAGATTCTTGTCCTGTGGATGCTATTACTGTTGAATAA